From Triticum aestivum cultivar Chinese Spring chromosome 7B, IWGSC CS RefSeq v2.1, whole genome shotgun sequence:
cggggcggcgccgggaagaaggtggggggcGGGGCGACGCCGAGAAGAAGGTGGGGGCGGGGCACCGCCGGGAACctgccgggaagaaggtgggagcGCGGATACTACAGATCGGGCACTATAAGGAGGCGATggtaacaaaataatattctgttactagtaacagaatagcccagccctatatatatatgtgtgtgtgtgtgtgtgtgtgtgtgtgtgtgtgtttacttTTTTTCtctacctactaataaaccagcgaTTTCTTCTGGTCGTCCGTCGTTAGTACTTTTGCAAAACAGTCCCTGTACTTTTGGGTAATCAACCCGCAGTCCATGATTAAGTGAACAATGTTTCGCTCAGCATGTTTTACATAAAAACACCTCATATTTTACATAATCAGCCCGCAGTCCATCACTATCTCTTTCCTCCTGAGTCCGAGCGAGATGGGGCCGCTATGCAGATgacgccgggcgcggcggcggcgatcttcGGCCAGATCCGGTCGGGGAGGCGAGGCAGGGGCCAGATCCTGTTCCGGGGACGGCGTGGAGGCGATCTACAAGGCACGGGAGGAGGTCAGGCGGCGGGGCTTGAACTCCATCAGGCCCCCTTTTGATGGATGGGGCCGCCCACATCGCTAGCGACTCCTCGGAGGACGACAGGGCCTCCTCCTCCGCGTCCTCTACCGGTTCGGCCTCCTGGCGCTCCCGGCCGCACAAGTGGATTCacctgcggcggcgccggcgccggcgcccgttGTCCGCTCGGAGAGGAGAGGGCGGTGAAGCCAACGGCAAGGGCGACGGTGACGACGTGCAGGACCTCGCGCTGCCGCTGGGGAGATGTCCTTCGCGGCGGTTCTCGCCCAGGTGAGCGTCTCCTCGGGTTTGGCCACTGCTCTTGTTCCTTAATTGGTAGGCGGCCCAAAGATTCGATTTTTCCGCTCCTTGTGCGGTTCTGTGGATTAGTGTCTTGCTTCATGGTCCCTCCATTGCTAATTGAACGACGGCCGGCGGCTAGCTGATGTGGTGGCCGGTCTCTGGCTCGCGAGCGTTGTGGTGCTCGCAAACTCAAATCCCTCGAGTGGTGCAAACTCCGCATCATGGACGACAGGTCGAGCGCCCGCAGCAGCCAGCCATCATACAACCCATGCGGAAGAAGACGATTGTCTTTCCGTGGTTGGTGAAGGGGCTGGTGTCATCGTGCCTGTCAGCgtagttgttgttctaagaatttCCATGATAAGCAAGCAGTGAATCTGTCTTGGATGCAGATAAAAACTGTTGCAGCGGTATATGGATTCAGAAGTGATGAGTGCCCATGATTATGTTGCAGTACATGCCTTTGGAAAACCATGGCCAGTGTTGTTTCCACCGGACCGGGTCCTCTCTCCGCTGTTCTGATCTAATGTCGACTATGTGCCGTTGGCTTTCCGTGCACAAGGTCCTACCGGCGGCATTGGGCACCATGTGGGAAGCGGAAGGAGGAGCCGCAACTCTCCATGCAAGCTCGGGTCAATGTCATCGCAAGTTCCGTGCTCGACGTTGCTGTTCAATGTCGCCTCAGCTGATTTCGCCCGCCGTCCGCCCGATGCTCCACACTTTGCCGTAACTCAATCTGCCAGTTCTCCGCTTGAGGTACGTACTGAAGCTAACCTGGTAAGAGGCAGGCATGGGAGGCATGATTGTTGCTGAAGCAGAACTCATGAATGTCTCACGTCATGTGGTTCTGTGCTATTCTTAATCTTCTTCTCTGAAGTGTGTAGTTTCAGTTCCACATCAAATGTGTTGCGCTTGCAGTGCGTACCAATGTACAGTTTACCGATGTGTATATATGCGGAGTCGATGGAAAACATTGAAGCCAATAGTTGTATACCTATTTCAAAAATCAGCAAGTGGTTAGTAACATTCTACATCAAGGTATTACAGAGAGAAAGGAGTATCTCCTATTTTATTTTTGTGGGATTGGGAGCAATTTAGAAACTTATGAAAATATAGGAATCATTCTCACTTTAATCTCCAGTCCTCTTGTTTTGCTTCATTTATCATGCATTATGCATGTCATATGTTCCCACAAATGCCTGGCAGAAGCACAACTTTCATAGGGAACGTAGAATGGTCACTTTGGTAGCAGGGCAGATGCACGTTCCCAATGTATATGTAAAATTATATGCATATCTAGCCATAGAAATACATGCATCTGAACCGCATCGGACATAGTGTCGGACTGTCAGCCTAAAATATTCCTCTTTATATCATTCTCTATTTCTGTGAATATGCAAATATAAGTGCCATGTATGTGCTTGTGGAACTTTTGCTGTAAAATTTCACTCTTCTTTACGAAAAGTAGGTTGAAGAAAGTTTTGATTTTTCTTGGATAGGTTATCATATGACAGAATGTCTGGGGTGAAAGCTAAGCTACTTCCAATGGTAAGAATTGAAATCTGGATGAAACCTCCattatttattttatatatttttagatACATGAGAGAACTAATGATATTTTTAGACTGTAGAACAACCCTTTCAAGGATTCTCTCTCTATGAGCATATATATTGCCTCAGCTTATATCCATTGCCGCACGCATGGGCGTGTCAGTAGCATTACTTTGATAACATGTCTATATCACTGTAATGTTGGACATAAGTTCTTCTACATCCAAACAAGCTTATCTGATTTCCAAGAAGAGTAAAAAAATCTTTAGTAATTTCCTGGATTTTGCTTATATCACTGTAATGTTGGACAATAAGTTCTTAATACATTTGGAGCATCTACTCTCTGGTAAGGAGTCATGGGGAAGTCTATATTTTTAGTTGACATTGTAAATAATTTTAATGCCcacaattttttttcttgtttcttttcaGGTCCCAAATGAGAAGGCAAGAAGGTATCAGCTGTATGAGAAGACCCCCGCACATGCCCATTCCATTCTCTATGAAGTCAAAAGTTTCCCACTGAATATATTTGGTACTAAAATGGTCGTTATGTCAGCACGACGATCTTGTGCCTATTGTTGGCTCTTAATTCTTTAGGATTATTTGATTTGTTTGATTCATTCTGTTCATATTTATGCAGCAACAAAATACAGTCAAGATCAGGGTGTGTGAGGGTTAAACATGTTAATTTATGTGGCATCAAGCTATGTATGTTAATAGCATGATCTACTTTTCTTTTGCTTTGCAGAATTATTCTCGACACTGGAGATATATGCTAATCCTCTAGCTTTGCTaattttatcttttgatttcattTCGGTGGTGGAGTATTGCACCTCATTCACGGTTGTAGATGTGTGTCAAGATATCAAATCATCTGTCTTTTAGGTCAACGGCATGCCCAAGGTGGTTCACCCCTAGATTTAAATGACTCTAAAGTCCATGGTCCACCTAATAAAGATAGAAATAATTATGTTGGTAAGGTGGGTTAAACCCAACTTAAGCTCACACTGTTTTTATGTTCTCTTACACCTGCAGGTATTATTAAACAATATCCTAACTGAATATCAAACACATTGCTGGCTACATGATATGTAAAGTAAAATGTATGTTGCTACTAAAATTTATATCCGAATGATGGTGGCCATTATCTATTTTTAAGCAAACATATCTCCCAAGTTTGACAAAGGTTTCCTTCATACTTCGATCAATATTTTCCTCCATTCTTGAATATAGCTATTTGTAATGTTCCTTTAGTTGAATTCTGGAAGGATTTGGTACAATAACATTACTTTCACATTGTCACTGGAGGTGAGGGTTACATTATTTTGTGATGTTTGTAAGAGTTTTATATAAGAAGTGACACGTGGAGCTGGTTTTGCGAAATGTGAGACATCTAACAATTATCACTAAGTTTGAATTCACACCAATTTTCCATGTTGCATTCATGGCAAACTCCAATCAGAGCAATGGCGTGGCCATTGGAGTAGATTTATGTGTAATGTTATCTTCTGCCATTTGTTATGTTTGTTAGAGTTGGATACAAAAAGTGGCGCGTACTAGCACGCCGGAATAggttttttgatattttttgcccgttgcaacgcacgggcatttgtactagtatacTAATAAACCAGCGATCGCTTCTGGTCGTCTGTCATCGGCCTTTTTGCAAAAAGGTCCCTGTATGTTTTAGTAATTGAACCCGCAGTCCGTCTTTAAGTGGATGTGGAAAACGTTTCGTTATTTTACAAAAAACACCCTGTATTTGTAAGAATTCAAGCCGTGATTCCTCCTCTATTTCATCTTATCCACACACTCCCTTTCCTTTCCAGCCGCGGCGGAGCAGGAGAAGTTGAGGGGTGGAGCAGGAGCGGGGAGGGCGGGAAGGAGAGCATCAGCGAGTACGGGAGCAGGCGCCCGGAGACGGAGAGCGAGTGGATGAGCGAGGAGAGGAGCAGGTCGAGCGGGAAGCAGAGGCGGTGGCGCTGGAGGAAAGGGAGCAGCGCGAAGGTGAGCGGCAGGGATGCGTCACTGGCGGCGAGGCCTCGGAGCAGAGTGTGCCACTCGTACGAGGTGCGACGGTACGGCGGAGTAGGATGCGGCGAGGCGGCGCTCGGGGGCTGGCACAGAGGGCGGAGGAGACGGCGAGGTGAGCGTGGAGACGGAGGAGGGGCCGGAGAGGTAGGCGAGCAGTGGCTCGAAGTCGTAGCGGCTGGCGGGGCCGGCGGCGGAGATGGAGACCGAGGAGGTGGTGCAGCTGGGTACGGGGAGGCGGAGGCACTGGCGCTGGTGGCTGTCCGCCGCCGCCAGTCCTCTCCGGCCTCCTCCGTCGTATCCTTCTCAATCTCCGACGTTTTTCTCCCGTGATTTGGATGGACAATTGGAGGTCGTGTCCTTGTCCAACACCAAGCAATGGAGTGCCCGACCCGGATTTCAGTCGCCTGCTATAAGAAGGAGGGGTCCTCGGCCAGAATCTCCTTCAGGTTGCGTTGTTGTACCATAAGCTCCATCAAAGCCCGTCCAAATTGTAATTTTCAACGAAACGTCCAATGTCGCCGCCGAGTTCGCCGGAGGAACAAGAACATCCGTCCAGCTGTCCATTGTAGCCTGCCTCGGCTAGACCAGAGGTATGTATCTCCTTGATATTCACTGGATGGAATACCATGTTTTACATATAATTCTGTCCCCTGGCTCTGTATGCGACTCTGTTCTTTCTTCAGTTATGAAATAGCTTTGTAGTTTTATGTGGTGAAAGTTTTAGAGGCTGTTGATAGCTTTCCAAAGGTATTAAGTTTGTGCAAGTCAGCATAATGATTATGAAGATATCGTCAAATAACAGTTCTGCTGTTCCAGGATTTTCAGTCCAAGCAGATTTGCAAGAATTAATGGCGACTTTAGTTTAGCCTGCCTGAAATAAGTGACAATACTTAATTTTGTACTGTGGTATATATGTACTTTGCTGTTTGCTCAACGAATTATATTATATCAATATCAATAAGCCGACATTGTTCAGGCCTTATTTTTTAGCTATCCCCTTAACCCCTGTTTCAGTTATTTTTCTGTCCCCTGCCTTGCTGGCGAGCCCGTGAGTGGCTACTGTGGTTGCTCGTGCTCCCGTACGGTCCCTGATCCTTCCTAATTATTCGTCGCCAAGGATGAGACGATTTTAGTTGCCGTGGATCGTATAGATAGGCCCTGTGCATCTTGATCTCGAATTCTCAATTGAATCTGATTGGATGAGCATGAATTATTCGGTTCTACAATCCAGGTAAAAAATATGCCACACAAGCTTGCTTTTGTCTGCAGAATAAGCATAATTTTTAACCGCCATGAGCACGTCTACTAGATCGATTTGTGTTAAACAAACTTACTTGGTTAAGTGAAGGAATGTCTAGCGAATTATATTCAGGAGCCTTGTTGACTTTTCAATCCTCGCAAAGAACCTTGCTAAGCTAAACTCATAATTACCTCGCTCTTGTACGAGATAATAGTATGGAGTAGAACCATATGCATCTTGATCTGGATTGAATCTGATTGGGTGAGCATGAATATTCGGTTCTGGAGTGCAGGTCGAAAGTATGCTACACATGCTGGTTTTTGTCTGCAGATAAGCATGATTTTGAGCCACCAAAGTGTATCGATTTGTGTTGAACCAACTTAGTGGATGTCTGGCCAGTTATATTCAGCGACTTTTTTGACCCGTCAATCCTCGCAAAAGAAACTTGCTAAACTTACAATTACTTCTCTTGTAGTACCAGATAACACTATGTAATAGAGCCATATGTTGCTGGTGACTGAAACTGGTTCAGTCGTAATTGGCTGATTGCTTCAGTTTATCAGTCTAGCTAAGAGTTTGTTCTCTGTGAATGGTTTAGCATGGCTGAGTGATATGTGTTTACTTCACTAATTCATAAGAGTTATTTTCTCTTGCCAGCTTCAGCTGCAGCAGCATCTTGCCTGCATCATATATTTTGTATTATGTTGTTGTGGGCATGCCGATTCTGAATTTCTGCGTACTGCCGACTTCGCCGGAATTACGTCCGCCTGTGTAGCCAAGGTATGTGGTTCAAACTACTCAATATtgatttggagttgttttggtcaAGCGTCTAAACTAAACCATGCTACTGCACAGTAGCCAAAATTCAGTCTAAACTGAACCATGCTACGACACAACAGCCAAAATTCAGCAGAGTGAATGAAACGTAGTAAAGCCAATAGTGTGTGCCCGTTATTTCCTACATCCATAAAAGGGAAATATCCTTAGAAGACAGCAGTTGAAATGGCGTTGAATAGCTTTCATTGTAGTTCTAAAAGTGTGCTGCACAATGCTAATTTGTTAATTGTGCCCTATCAAATTGAAACCTGAAAATTCCTATTTATGATTAATAAATCATGTTGTTGCTACTTTGTTAATAAATCATGCACTTCTTAATTCTTTGTGTACGAAACTCATAACTTTGTCAAAACACTAGACATAACTTTTTTTTGATTAATTCAGTCAAGCCATCCTTATAGTTCTGTAATGTGCGAAACTCATAACTTTTTTTGATGCATTCTTCAGGTTGAGAACTAATGATGGACGACGTAAAAGCTGTTAAAGAGGAGATTAAAGGATGGAAgatggcagcagaggaggaggctgAAGCTGGTAGATCAATTGAGCAAGAGTGCCTCACTCGTGTGCATTTATAATTAGCTTTTCCAAATCAATAGATAGTTTATGTCAAGATTAATACATGTTGTTTGATTCACTGTTTGATTGAAGCTTTACTAATTACACCTTCACACAATTTGCAATGTAGTTTCAACAAACTAACAGTGTGAGGTTTAACTTTTTTATTGCAGAAAATGGATGATAACACTTAATCAATCATTGTTGAGGATTTTGAAACCCGGCCTTCATAAAGAAAGCAAAATGTTCTGAATCGGGTGTTTTGAAATGGAGGTTTAACTTTATTTGTAAATTCCGCTCAGTACGTCCACCCTGAGGCATCGCCATCTACATGGTGGAAGAGGTTCGTCACTGTGGACAACATCAGCAGCGACGTTGTTTCCAATACGCAGCAAGTGCGCGACTTTGGTGAGGGTGCGCAAGGTTTCTGCATGTCCCTCAAGTTCCTGCCCCCATACCGTTGCTCTCGCCGGCCACAGCCGAAAGCTTGGAACCACGGCCTACTTTGATCAAGTCTCCATCTGATGTAT
This genomic window contains:
- the LOC123162303 gene encoding uncharacterized protein isoform X2, with the translated sequence MDGAAHIASDSSEDDRASSSASSTGSASWRSRPHKWIHLRRRRRRRPLSARRGEGGEANGKGDGDDVQDLALPLGRCPSRRFSPRLSYDRMSGVKAKLLPMVPNEKARRYQLYEKTPAHAHSILYEVKSFPLNIFATKYSQDQGV
- the LOC123162303 gene encoding uncharacterized protein isoform X1, which gives rise to MDGAAHIASDSSEDDRASSSASSTGSASWRSRPHKWIHLRRRRRRRPLSARRGEGGEANGKGDGDDVQDLALPLGRCPSRRFSPRLSYDRMSGVKAKLLPMVPNEKARRYQLYEKTPAHAHSILYEVKSFPLNIFGTKMVVMSARRSCAYCWLLIL